In the Paenibacillus sp. FSL R7-0337 genome, AGTACAGCCGTCCCGGCCAGGAACATTCCGGTGAATTGCAGCCAGGCGAGGGCGGAGATGGCGCCGATATGCATAGCGGAGAAGATGAATAAGGCAGCCCCGCCCAGGAATAATCCGACACTCTCTACAGAGAAGGTAGTTGCTACAATGTAGAAGAGCGGATTCAGCGGCTTGAGCAGAATGATCTCGAAGCTGCCCTCCCTCACATGCGACATCGTTGTCCACAGCAAGCCTCCGAAGACCAGACTGGAGAGACCGCTGGACATGGTGAATATAGACTGAATCAACAGCACCTCATACAAGCTCCAGCCGGGAAAGCTGGTGCCCGCCCGGTAGATTAACAGCGTCACCAGCGGAAACAGAATGTTGCCGACGAGTGTAATCAGACTGCTGACGATGAAGTTCATCCGGTAGGCCGAAGCGGTCTGGATAGCAGAGTACATACACTGCTTGTATACATCTACATATTTTTTCATAACAGGAACGTTCCTTTCCCTCCGCGTATTCATGCGCCAACCGCCGTGAACTGCTTCATTGCCCGGCGGCGGACCAGCTCATTACAGCCGAACATCACCAGCACAGCGGCCGCCTGCATGCCTACAGCTTCGGGAAGAGATAACTCAAGACCGCCCAGTGAATAATGCCCGGTGAAGACCATGGCAGGCATATAAGCAATGTACTGGAAAGGCAGGAACAGCTGGGTGACCTGAAGCCAGTGCGGGAAGAAATCAAGCGGAATCAGCGCTCCCGAGAAAATACCCGACACCAGCATGAAGGCGCTGCGAATCCCGCCGGATTGCACCAGCCAGAAGGAGGTCAGGCCAATCGTATAATTAACATAGAAGTTCATAAGAAAGGCAAGCAGCACAGATACCAGTGTCCATGGGAGGCTTGCCGGCCGCATGTCGATCCCGAAAATATAGATGAAGATCAGCAGGCAGGGCAGGAACTCAAATAAGAAGCCGAGCATCCGGTGCCCCAGCTTCTGGAACAAGGCGAAGGAACGGTGATGCACCGGGCGCAGATGGAAGGTGAGGAATTTGCCGGTGCGCACCAGCATCGACAGATTCCAGTCGGCAAAATCCATAATAAGATACCCGATCAGCGCCGTGGCCCCGAAATAGCGGATCATTTGCTGGAGATCAAGCCCGCCGAGCGTAGTCTGCCCGCCATAGACTGCTGTCCAGATGAAATATTGCACCATGAAATAGACCGGGCCGACAATAACAGAGACCAAGGAATGGGTGCGGTAGGCACTCCATTCCTTGTAGGTAACCTCTGCAACGGCCCGGCAGATGAGCCAGTTATGCTTGAGACGGTTCATTACATCAGTCCTGACCAGATTACATTGGTTACATTGAACAGGGCTTCCGCATACCAGTTATCGTCCGTGAAGGGCACGAACCACACGGCCGTGAGCTGCTCCACCGGATCGATTACCATACAGCAGGCGCCGGCTCCTTCATGAAAATAACTGCCCTCGGAATACAGGAATGCGGGGCCTTTGCGCATATCCAGGCCAATGCCATAGCTCCGGTCTTTGACATTGTTGCCCCAGCAGTAATCAGGCTTGCCATAGAGTGTGCGGGTGGTGAGCTTCTCTACGGCTTTACGGCCGATAATCCGCGTATCCCCCAAGGTTCCCATGCCCAGGAGCATATTGGCGAAGCGGGTGAGGTCCGCAGTAGTAGAGACCAGTCCCCCGCCTGTACTGGATACGTTCTTCCACAGCTTCTCTGCTGGAGGTTCTTCCTGCTGTACGCCATGGATCAGGTCATGGAGCTGCTTTTCTTTGCGTTCATCTCTTATAATGAAGCGCCGTGCCAATTCAGGAGTCGGCTCCCACATCGTGTCCTTCATGCCGAGCGGCTGCAGGATCTGCTCCTCTATGTACTGTTCAGCGGAAATACCTGTGACCTTCTTAATGATCTCACCAAGAATACAGAAGCCGAAGGAGCAGTATTGCCATTCCTCACCGACCGGTTTATCGATCCCGCAGCTCAGTGCAGCTGTGATCCAGTCCAGTTCGCCGTCCTCCGGCTTATACTTGTCGAAATATTCCCCAATCAGCTCCCAGTAAGACTTGTGATAAGGAATCATGCTGCCCGCACAGTCAGGGAACAGGCCGGAGGTATGCGTGAGCAGGCTGTAGATGTCGATTTTATTGAACGGCTCCACGTTAAACGGTTCCAGAAAGGCACCCACGGGAAGGTCAAACCGGAGAATGCCATCCTCTACGAGCTTGGCTATCGCCACAGAGGTAACCGCCTTGGTGATAGATGCGATGCGATGAACGGTTGTCGGCAACAGCGGGTCCGTCCGGTCCTTGCGGTAGGAGAGGGGGCCGATGGCACCGTTCATGAACGTCTTGCCGTACCGGGAGACGCTGTAAGCGGCGGCCTGGATTTTGTTCTCGTCGATCAATTTCTGAAAGAGGGTATGGAGTACCCCGATTCTTGATGCGTCATAGTGAACCTCTGCCGGTGAGCAGTCGGTAATGCCGGGAGTGTGCAGCATAAGTAGATGATTCCTCCTTAAAGTTTGTAGATAAATGAAAGCGCCCTCACTTTTAGTATATATTCCATATAGTGGATCGTACAATGGGGAGTTTATTTTATAGTCAATTTATCCGGCCAAAAGCAGGGGAGTAGAGGCGCCGCAGAGAAATACACACATATACATATTCACAGAATGGAAGGACAAGGAATGAAGTTATGACAACAAAGCCGTTAACCAAAAGTATTACGTTCCTGCAAGCGCTGGCCCTGGTGGTCGGGATGATTATCGGATCGGGGATTTTTTTGAAGCCCGGAATTGTATTGAATAATGCGGGTAGTCCGTGGATGAGTATTCTGGCCTGGGGTGTTGGAGGGATCATTACCCTGGCGTCGGCGCTGAGTGTAGCGGAGATTGCGGCTGCCATTCCGAAGTCGGGAGGTCTATATACTTATTTAAGTGAATTGTACGGCGGGGTGTTCGGATATCTGCTCGGCTGGGTGCAGGCGGTGATTTCCTATCCGGCTTCTGTGGCGGCGCTGGCGATTGCTTTTGCTACCTACTCCGGTTACTTCCTGCCGCTGAATGGATGGCAGCAGAAGCTGCTTGCGGTGGGCATTCTAGCCTTCATTCTGCTGATGAATGTCATCGCGACGAAGTTCGGCGGGATCATTCAGACGGTAGCCACGGTCGGGAAGCTGATTCCGGTAGCAGGCATTGTGGGCGTCGGGCTGTTCTCGGATCTGGCTCCCGGCTTCGGCGGCATCAGTACAGCGGCAGCAGGGGCAGGCTTCGGGGCTGCGGTGCTCGGCACTCTCTGGGCCTATGACGGCTGGATCAGCGTGACCAATATGGCGGGAGAGATCAAGGACCCGGCCAGGACGCTGCCCAAAGTCATTTCGATCGGTGTTGTTTTTGTTATCGCCGTATATGTATTGTTCAATATTGCGGTGTTCCAGGCGCTGCCCTATGACCAGATTGTGTCATCCCAGACTCCGGGAGCCGATGCGGCAGAGGCGCTGTTCGGGAGCGGCGGCGGAGCCTTCATTACGGCAGGCATTATCATCTCTGTGCTGGGTGCGCTGAACGGTTATCTCATGACCGCAGCGCGGGTGCCGCAGGCGATGGGGGAGCGGGGACAGCTTCCGTTCTCCAGGGTGCTGAGCAGCATTCATCCGAAGTTTCAGACGCCGGCGAATGCGCTTGTTTTTCAGAGTGTGCTGGCGGTAGTCTATATCTTCTCGGGAACCTTCAATACGCTGACGGATCTGCTGGTGTTCGTGCTCTGGATCTTCTTCACCATGGGCGTGTTCGGAGTGTTCCTCCTACGCAGGAAGGTGCCGCCCGTACAAGGCCGCTATCGCGTGCCGCTCTATCCGTTCACCCCGATTCTTGGCGTTGCAGGGGGTCTCTATATCCTGGCCAGCACGATCATCAGTGATCCGCTGCGCTCGCTTATAGGGATTGGCATCACGCTTGCCGGACTCCCGGTGTATGTGGTGATGATGCGGAAGAATCGCGTGTAAACAGCAGTTCATAGCTGAGTGTGAGAAAGTTTTAATAAAACAGTTGACAAGCGCCCGTTCAAAAAAGTATACTATGAAAGTACTTTTGAGCGGACGCAGTCAGCTTAGAGATTATCGTCTAGAGAATCATACATAGACACCATACGGACTCTTAGCTCAGTTGGTAGAGCAGTAGACTCTTAATCTATTTGTCCAGGGTTCGAGCCCCTGAGAGTCCATCCCTTAAGAAACGGCAGAAATGCCGTTTTTTTGCTGTTTTGAGAGAGATGTGCGGTAAACCGAATACACTGGGTCGTGTGTAGGCGCGAGGCGCCAATGTAATCGAAAAACCGATTACATTGAGCCGTGTGTAGGCGCGTGGCGCTAATTCCGCAAGTAGGCTTACCTCTATATATGCTCGGCAAGCTGCACCTCGAAGCCGTCGGGGTCCAGGATATAGAAGAAGCGCAGGCTGGGATTCGGCGCGATGGGACCGCGGGCTACCGGAATTCCTTCCTTACTAAGCTCCGCCATAGCCTTGTCCAGCGATCCGACCTCGAAGCCTACAGACACTCCGCATTCCGGCTTCAACGGCGGGTCACTACCCTCTATCAACTCAAGCTTCGGCTGCCCCTCTACCCCCAACATGACGATCTGCTTCCCTCTGCTCTCGAATCTGCGCTCCACCGGAAGCCCTAGAATTCTGTGATAGAAATCAAGGGAAGCCTCCAGATTGCGTACCCTGAGTGTAATCCAATTCATCGTGAGCTCCATCATGATCCATCCTTTACTGTACAATTCAATCGTTGCTAATATTAGCTATCCGCATATTTTAACATATTCGATAAGGAGGTTATAGTAATGAACATAACAACTATAGAAGCTGGCGGTACAATCATTGCTGTAGTGAGCGGCAACGAAGCCGTGGTGTGTGATGTCCGGAGTGCGCTGGATCTGATGGCAACGGTACGCTATGAGACGGATTGCGACCGGATAGTGATCCATAAGGCGCTGCTGAGCGAGGAGTTCTTCGACCTCAAGACAAGGCTGGCCGGTGAGATTCTGCAGAAGTTCATTAACTATCAGGTAAAGGCAGCCGTGGTCGGTGATTTCAGCAGCTATACCAGCCGCAGTCTGCGTGATTTCATCTATGAATGCAACCAGGGGAAGGATATATTTTTCGTAGCGGATGAGCAGCAGGCAGTTGAGCGGTTGAGCCGGGTCTAGATTCTCGCAGCGTCAGAGCAGGGTGCTGCATCCCGTAGTCCAAGCCTCTATGCAGCTCATACTGGAACCGGAAACCCCGGATATGATAAGCTCATGGAATCAGGGCAGTCCTGAACTAAGGAGGGGAAAGATATGAGCAGCTTAATAGCAGGTGAGGTCTATTCCGGGTTTCAAGTGATACGCAAGGAGTACATACGGGAAATCGAATCCTCCGTATACACGCTTGAGCATCAGCAGAGCGGCGCACGGCTGCTCTATGTACAGAATCAGGATGACAATAAGGTGTTCAGTGTTACGTTCCGGACTCCGCCTGCGGACAGCACGGGCGTGTTTCACATTCTGGAGCATTCGGTTCTGTGCGGCTCGGACAAATTCCCGGTGAAGGAACCGTTCGTGGAGCTGCTGAAGGGCTCGATGAAGACGTTCCTGAACGCT is a window encoding:
- a CDS encoding serine hydrolase yields the protein MLHTPGITDCSPAEVHYDASRIGVLHTLFQKLIDENKIQAAAYSVSRYGKTFMNGAIGPLSYRKDRTDPLLPTTVHRIASITKAVTSVAIAKLVEDGILRFDLPVGAFLEPFNVEPFNKIDIYSLLTHTSGLFPDCAGSMIPYHKSYWELIGEYFDKYKPEDGELDWITAALSCGIDKPVGEEWQYCSFGFCILGEIIKKVTGISAEQYIEEQILQPLGMKDTMWEPTPELARRFIIRDERKEKQLHDLIHGVQQEEPPAEKLWKNVSSTGGGLVSTTADLTRFANMLLGMGTLGDTRIIGRKAVEKLTTRTLYGKPDYCWGNNVKDRSYGIGLDMRKGPAFLYSEGSYFHEGAGACCMVIDPVEQLTAVWFVPFTDDNWYAEALFNVTNVIWSGLM
- a CDS encoding VOC family protein, with the protein product MNWITLRVRNLEASLDFYHRILGLPVERRFESRGKQIVMLGVEGQPKLELIEGSDPPLKPECGVSVGFEVGSLDKAMAELSKEGIPVARGPIAPNPSLRFFYILDPDGFEVQLAEHI
- a CDS encoding amino acid permease, with product MTTKPLTKSITFLQALALVVGMIIGSGIFLKPGIVLNNAGSPWMSILAWGVGGIITLASALSVAEIAAAIPKSGGLYTYLSELYGGVFGYLLGWVQAVISYPASVAALAIAFATYSGYFLPLNGWQQKLLAVGILAFILLMNVIATKFGGIIQTVATVGKLIPVAGIVGVGLFSDLAPGFGGISTAAAGAGFGAAVLGTLWAYDGWISVTNMAGEIKDPARTLPKVISIGVVFVIAVYVLFNIAVFQALPYDQIVSSQTPGADAAEALFGSGGGAFITAGIIISVLGALNGYLMTAARVPQAMGERGQLPFSRVLSSIHPKFQTPANALVFQSVLAVVYIFSGTFNTLTDLLVFVLWIFFTMGVFGVFLLRRKVPPVQGRYRVPLYPFTPILGVAGGLYILASTIISDPLRSLIGIGITLAGLPVYVVMMRKNRV
- a CDS encoding ABC-2 family transporter protein, which gives rise to MKKYVDVYKQCMYSAIQTASAYRMNFIVSSLITLVGNILFPLVTLLIYRAGTSFPGWSLYEVLLIQSIFTMSSGLSSLVFGGLLWTTMSHVREGSFEIILLKPLNPLFYIVATTFSVESVGLFLGGAALFIFSAMHIGAISALAWLQFTGMFLAGTAVLAGLSLMMAAMSFKWVGNSRISELADSVLHVGKYPLPIFPKAVQTAATLIIPVGMVGYLPASALLGRVQAGDFIAILPCFVFLWAGIWVYRHMIRLYEGVGG
- a CDS encoding DUF4180 domain-containing protein translates to MNITTIEAGGTIIAVVSGNEAVVCDVRSALDLMATVRYETDCDRIVIHKALLSEEFFDLKTRLAGEILQKFINYQVKAAVVGDFSSYTSRSLRDFIYECNQGKDIFFVADEQQAVERLSRV
- a CDS encoding ABC-2 family transporter protein; translated protein: MNRLKHNWLICRAVAEVTYKEWSAYRTHSLVSVIVGPVYFMVQYFIWTAVYGGQTTLGGLDLQQMIRYFGATALIGYLIMDFADWNLSMLVRTGKFLTFHLRPVHHRSFALFQKLGHRMLGFLFEFLPCLLIFIYIFGIDMRPASLPWTLVSVLLAFLMNFYVNYTIGLTSFWLVQSGGIRSAFMLVSGIFSGALIPLDFFPHWLQVTQLFLPFQYIAYMPAMVFTGHYSLGGLELSLPEAVGMQAAAVLVMFGCNELVRRRAMKQFTAVGA